The Saccharothrix variisporea genome has a segment encoding these proteins:
- a CDS encoding acyl carrier protein, producing the protein MSNEDIQKGLAEIVEEVAGVEAADVTADKSFVDDLDIDSLSMVEIAVQAEDKFGVKIPDDELANLKTVGDAVNYIASNA; encoded by the coding sequence GTGAGCAACGAGGACATCCAGAAGGGGCTCGCCGAGATCGTCGAGGAGGTCGCCGGTGTCGAGGCGGCCGACGTGACGGCTGACAAGTCCTTTGTGGACGACCTGGACATCGACTCGCTGTCCATGGTGGAGATCGCCGTGCAGGCCGAGGACAAGTTCGGCGTGAAGATCCCGGACGACGAGCTGGCCAACCTCAAGACCGTGGGCGATGCGGTGAACTACATCGCCAGCAACGCATGA
- a CDS encoding beta-ketoacyl-[acyl-carrier-protein] synthase family protein, protein MTTGNDVVVTGLGATTPLGGDVASTWDALLAGRSGVKPLETDWVERFELPVRIAAQLAVEPTEVLPRVEARRLDRCEQVAVVAARQAWADAGLGEDDVDKERLGVVVGTGIGGALTLLNQDDLIEESGLRKVSPLTVPMLMPNGPAAHVGLDLKARAGVHAPVSACASGAEALAWAWRMLRSGEADVVVAGGAEACITTITMAGFIQARTMSTRNDDPTRASRPFDVDRDGFVLGEGAGIMVLEREDFARARGARIYGKLAGIGTSSDGHHITAADPEGLGQSRAIAAAIRTAGLSPTDIGHVNCHATSTPVGDVIEPQAVKRAIGDHAVLTAPKGNHGHLLGASGAVEAITTLLSVRDGIVPPTLNLENQDPKVQLEVVTGEPRKIDLVAAVNNSFGFGGHNVSLVFTGA, encoded by the coding sequence ATGACCACTGGCAACGACGTCGTCGTCACCGGGCTGGGTGCCACCACCCCGCTCGGTGGCGACGTCGCCTCCACCTGGGATGCTCTGCTCGCGGGCCGCAGCGGTGTGAAGCCGCTGGAGACCGACTGGGTGGAGCGGTTCGAGCTGCCCGTGCGCATCGCCGCGCAGCTCGCGGTCGAGCCGACCGAGGTGCTGCCGCGCGTCGAGGCGCGCCGGCTGGACCGCTGCGAGCAGGTCGCGGTGGTCGCCGCCCGCCAGGCGTGGGCGGACGCCGGGCTCGGCGAGGACGACGTCGACAAGGAGCGGCTCGGTGTCGTGGTCGGCACCGGTATCGGCGGCGCGCTGACGCTGCTGAACCAGGACGACCTCATCGAGGAGTCGGGGCTGCGCAAGGTGTCCCCGCTGACGGTGCCCATGCTCATGCCCAACGGCCCGGCCGCGCACGTCGGCCTGGACCTGAAGGCGCGAGCGGGCGTGCACGCGCCGGTGTCGGCGTGCGCGTCGGGCGCGGAGGCGTTGGCGTGGGCGTGGCGGATGCTGCGTTCCGGCGAGGCCGACGTGGTCGTGGCGGGCGGCGCGGAAGCGTGCATCACGACGATCACCATGGCGGGCTTCATCCAGGCCCGGACCATGAGCACCCGCAACGACGACCCGACCCGGGCGTCCCGCCCGTTCGACGTCGACCGCGACGGTTTCGTGCTCGGCGAGGGCGCCGGGATCATGGTGCTGGAGCGCGAGGACTTCGCCCGCGCCCGCGGCGCCCGGATCTACGGCAAGCTGGCCGGCATCGGCACGTCCTCGGACGGCCACCACATCACCGCGGCCGACCCGGAGGGCCTGGGCCAGTCCAGGGCCATCGCGGCGGCCATCCGCACGGCGGGCCTGTCGCCGACGGACATCGGCCACGTCAACTGCCACGCCACGTCCACCCCGGTGGGCGACGTGATCGAGCCCCAGGCCGTGAAACGCGCCATCGGCGACCACGCCGTGCTGACGGCGCCAAAGGGCAACCACGGCCACCTGCTCGGCGCGTCCGGCGCGGTGGAGGCGATCACGACCCTGCTGTCCGTGCGCGACGGCATCGTGCCGCCGACCCTGAACCTGGAGAACCAGGACCCGAAGGTGCAGCTGGAAGTGGTCACCGGCGAGCCGCGCAAGATCGACCTGGTCGCGGCGGTCAACAACTCGTTCGGCTTCGGCGGCCACAACGTGTCCCTCGTGTTCACCGGCGCCTGA